The Pirellulales bacterium genome has a window encoding:
- a CDS encoding gamma-glutamyltransferase translates to AADLYLYRDELPPEGARLKNADLAATLRDIGANGANSFYTGSTARQIVKAARAEGSAMKLSDWAAYRAEVGTAISIDYRGNQVYSCPPPLTGGTTVLATLGAFEQMPQLGADASPVEFANQMSRVLLCLYPQIQEQVGDGPRSLADAKNLVNVAAAAQLASAAAKVNPREPYPKQQKVGASAEDLPTASTTHLVVADSAGNMVSLTQSLSLHFGAAVVAPGTGFLLNDSLSNFSVHDTDNINYVAAGKKARSTIAPMIVTRAGKPYLALGIPGGQRIPTTTIQLLWMLLDQKKSLRETFAASRFHLMRPVTSKQPFNRIELENDAPAGWDADLKALGWQVKRYRRNGTYFGGGNGIQFADNGKLIGVADPRRTNFVAGD, encoded by the coding sequence AAGCCGCGGACCTTTACCTCTATCGCGATGAGTTGCCTCCCGAGGGCGCACGGCTGAAAAATGCCGATCTGGCTGCCACACTGCGTGATATCGGCGCCAATGGTGCGAATTCGTTTTACACGGGTAGCACCGCACGGCAGATCGTGAAAGCTGCTCGCGCCGAGGGATCGGCCATGAAGTTGTCAGACTGGGCCGCGTATCGGGCCGAAGTCGGCACCGCGATTTCGATCGACTACCGTGGGAATCAAGTTTATTCGTGTCCGCCGCCATTGACGGGCGGCACAACAGTTCTGGCGACGCTTGGGGCGTTCGAGCAAATGCCGCAACTGGGGGCGGATGCGTCTCCGGTGGAGTTCGCCAATCAGATGAGCCGGGTGCTATTGTGTTTGTACCCACAAATTCAAGAACAAGTCGGCGATGGTCCCCGCTCACTCGCGGATGCTAAAAACCTCGTGAACGTTGCCGCGGCAGCCCAATTGGCCTCGGCTGCGGCCAAGGTCAATCCGCGAGAGCCTTATCCGAAACAGCAGAAGGTGGGAGCCTCGGCCGAGGACTTGCCGACTGCCAGTACGACTCACCTGGTCGTGGCCGACTCTGCAGGGAATATGGTCAGTCTGACTCAATCGTTGAGCTTGCACTTTGGAGCTGCGGTCGTGGCCCCCGGTACCGGTTTTCTCTTGAACGACAGCCTGAGCAACTTCTCGGTTCACGACACGGATAATATCAACTACGTTGCCGCGGGTAAGAAGGCCCGCAGCACGATTGCCCCCATGATCGTGACTCGGGCGGGTAAGCCGTACCTTGCACTGGGTATTCCGGGTGGGCAGCGCATTCCCACGACAACGATTCAGCTGCTCTGGATGTTGCTTGATCAAAAGAAGAGCCTTCGTGAGACCTTTGCGGCGTCGCGATTTCATCTCATGCGCCCCGTGACGTCTAAACAGCCCTTCAATCGTATCGAGTTGGAGAATGATGCGCCTGCCGGCTGGGATGCCGACCTGAAAGCCCTCGGCTGGCAAGTGAAACGTTACCGCCGCAACGGCACGTATTTCGGCGGTGGTAATGGCATCCAGTTTGCTGACAATGGCAAGCTGATCGGTGTGGCCGATCCGCGTCGGACTAATTTTGTCGCAGGAGATTAG